ATCCGGGCGGCCGGTGATGTCGACGAGCCAGCGTCCGTGCGGCCAGATCTCCGCGCCGACGCCGACCGGCGCGTCGAGGTCGACCAGGCCGCGGCCTTGCTCGATGTGCAGTTCGACGTACGCCGTGACCTCGTCCAGCAGGCCGGACCGGCCGAGATCGGGCTCGTCGCCGGCCGACGCCATCGCCTCCACCAGACCGACCCCGTCGGCGGCGCGGAGACCCGCCGCCCGCTCCGGAGTCAGCAGCCCGGTGAGCAGCCGGGAGCCGAGGCACGCCGTACCGAATCGGCCGCCCTCCTCTTCGGCGAAGACCGCCACACCGACCGGGCGGACCGGGGCGAGTCCGCGCCCGCGCAGGACGTCGATCGCGGCGAGCCCGGACACGACGCCCAGCGGGCCGTCGAAGGCGCCGCCTTGCGGCACCGAGTCGAGATGGCTCCCGGTGACGACACCACCGGCCCGTGCCTGCGGCTCCGGCCGCCACCAGGCGACGTCGTTACCGTTGCCGTCGGACTCGAGGACGAGGTCCCGCCGGGCCGCCTCCGTCTGGAACCACGCCCGGGCTGCCCGCTCGGCCGGCGTCCAGGCGAAGCGCAGGTATCCGCCGGAGGTGGGGTCGCGCCCGATCGGGGCCAGCTCCGCCCACATCGACGCGAACGTCACGGCCCACCCGCGTCGCGACAGCGGCCCGGCCGCATCATGGGCCGGCCATCGGGATGTGCACGCCGCGGGCGCGGGCCACCTCACGCGCGTCGGCGTAACCGGCGTCGGCGTGCCGCATGATGCCGGTGCCCGGGTCGTTGGACAGCACCCGCGCGATCTTCTCGCCGGCCAGCGCGGTGCCGTCGGCGACGCACACCTGACCGGCGTGGATCGACCGGCCGATGCCGACGCCGCCGCCGTGGTGGATCGACACCCAGGACGCCCCGGACGCGACGTTGAGCATCGCGTTGAGCAGCGGCCAGTCGGCGATCGCGTCGGACCCGTCGGCCATCGCCTCGGTCTCCCGGTACGGCGAGGCGACCGACCCGGTGTCGAGGTGGTCGCGACCGATGACGATCGGCGCGGCCAGTTCGCCCGAGGCAACCATGTCGTTGAAGCGCACCCCGGCGCGGTCCCGCTCGCCGTAGCCGAGCCAGCAGATCCGGGCCGGCAGCCCCTGGAAGTGCACCTTCTCCTGGGCGAGCCGGATCCAGCGGGCCAGCGACTCGTTCTCGGGGAAGAGGTCGAGGATCGCCCGGTCGGTGCGCATGATGTCGGCCGGATCGCCGGAGAGCGCGGCCCAGCGGAACGGGCCCTTCCCCTGGCAGAACAACGGGCGGATGTAGGCCGGCACGAACCCCGGAAAGTCGAACGCCCGGGCGTAGCCGGCGGTCTGGGCCTCGCCGCGGATCGAGTTGCCGTAGTCGAAGACCTCGGCGCCGGCATCGAGGAAGCCGACCATCGCCTCGACGTGGTGCGCCATCGACTCCCGGGCCCGGGTGGTGAACCCGGCGGGATCCTCGGCGCGCAGGGCGGGCATATCGGCGAAGGAAACACCCTGCGGCAGATAGCTGAGCGGGTCGTGCGCTGAGGTCTGGTCGGTCACGACGTCGATCGGCGCGCCCATCTCCAGCAGTTCCGCCACCATGTCCGCGGCGTTGCCCAGCACGCCGATCGAGCGGGCCTGCCGGGCATCTCGCGCCACCACCGCCCGGCGAAGCGCGTCCGGGAGATCGGCCGCGGACTCGTCGAGGTAGCCGTGCGCGATCCGCCGCGAGATCCGGGACGGGTCGCAGTCGATGCAGATCGCGACCCCGCCGTTCATCGTGATCGCGAGCGGCTGCGCTCCCCCCATCCCGCCGAGGCCGGCGGTGAGGGTGATGGTGCCGGCGAGGCTTCCGCCGAACCGCTTCTCCGCGACGGCGGCGAAGGTCTCGTAGGTGCCCTGCAGGATCCCCTGCGTACCGATGTAGATCCACGACCCGGCCGTCATCTGGCCGTACATCGTGAGCCCGGCCGACTCCAGCCGCCGGAACTCCTCCCAGTTGGCCCAGTCGGGCACCAGGTTGGAGTTGGCGATCAGCACCCGCGGCGCCCACTCGTGGGTCCGGGTGATGCCCACCGGCTTGCCCGACTGCACCAGCAGGGTCTCGTCGTCGGCGAGGTCGCGCAGGCTCGCGATGATCGCGTGGTAGGCCTCCCAGGACCGGGCCGCGCGGCCCGACCCGCCGTAGACCACGAGCTGCTCCGGGTGCTCGGCGACCTCCGGGTCGAGATTGTTCATGAGCATCCGCAGGGCGGCCTCCTGCTGCCAGCCCCGACACGACAGCGCCGTCCCACGGGGCGCGTGCACCGGTTCGTATGACGCCATGATCACGACGCTACCGCCCCACCGGGCCGGGCAACGGGCGCTCGCGGCGGCCCGGCGTACCCCGCCCTGCGATCATCTGGGCATGAGTGAACGACGGAGCGCCGAATGCTGGCTCACCGACATGGATGGCGTCCTGGTCGACGAGGGGCGACCGATCCCCGGGGCGACCGACTTCATCGCGCGGCTCGAGGCGTCGGGCAAGCGCTACCTGGTCCTGACCAACAACTCGATATACACGCCACGCGACCTGCACGCCCGGCTGCGCGGCGCGGGCATCGACGTACCCGAGCGGGCGATCTACACGTCGGCGCTCGCCACCGCGCAGTTCCTCGAGAGCCAGCGTCCGGGTGGTACGGCGCACGTGATCGGCGAGGCCGGCCTGACCACGGCGCTGCACGCGATCGGCTATGTCCTGA
Above is a window of Mycobacteriales bacterium DNA encoding:
- a CDS encoding allantoate amidohydrolase; the protein is MTFASMWAELAPIGRDPTSGGYLRFAWTPAERAARAWFQTEAARRDLVLESDGNGNDVAWWRPEPQARAGGVVTGSHLDSVPQGGAFDGPLGVVSGLAAIDVLRGRGLAPVRPVGVAVFAEEEGGRFGTACLGSRLLTGLLTPERAAGLRAADGVGLVEAMASAGDEPDLGRSGLLDEVTAYVELHIEQGRGLVDLDAPVGVGAEIWPHGRWLVDITGRPDHAGTTRLEDRSDPMLTAAATVLCARTTAEQTGAVATVGRILVEPNGTNAIPSRVRAWLDARAPDQPTLTRLIDRLTEHTVARAGADGTSVRVVAESASPAVSFAGTTTDTVRRVLPDAPVLPTAAGHDAGVLAEAGIPTAMLFVRNPTGVSHSPAEHATEADCLAGVEALAAVLEELAFR
- the hutU gene encoding urocanate hydratase produces the protein MASYEPVHAPRGTALSCRGWQQEAALRMLMNNLDPEVAEHPEQLVVYGGSGRAARSWEAYHAIIASLRDLADDETLLVQSGKPVGITRTHEWAPRVLIANSNLVPDWANWEEFRRLESAGLTMYGQMTAGSWIYIGTQGILQGTYETFAAVAEKRFGGSLAGTITLTAGLGGMGGAQPLAITMNGGVAICIDCDPSRISRRIAHGYLDESAADLPDALRRAVVARDARQARSIGVLGNAADMVAELLEMGAPIDVVTDQTSAHDPLSYLPQGVSFADMPALRAEDPAGFTTRARESMAHHVEAMVGFLDAGAEVFDYGNSIRGEAQTAGYARAFDFPGFVPAYIRPLFCQGKGPFRWAALSGDPADIMRTDRAILDLFPENESLARWIRLAQEKVHFQGLPARICWLGYGERDRAGVRFNDMVASGELAAPIVIGRDHLDTGSVASPYRETEAMADGSDAIADWPLLNAMLNVASGASWVSIHHGGGVGIGRSIHAGQVCVADGTALAGEKIARVLSNDPGTGIMRHADAGYADAREVARARGVHIPMAGP